The window GCCACACTCCTGCATTTTCGAACAACAATTTCAACACTTCAAGATTGCTACAAAAGGACCACTTGATTCAGTCTAATGAACAATGAATTTGAATCAAATATGTCATCATTGTTTGTTTAGTTTTAAAGTAAGTGATGAAAAGCTCCTATCAAGCTTGAATCCATTAAAGATCAATAACTCTAAAACAAGAGCCCCAACTTAAATTCACCAAATCAAACTTCAAGATTCTAAAATAGTTGAATgaatgaatctcggagaaaaccAGTATGTAGATAAATAAATGAAACTACAGTTGATTTGTTATTTCCATGAGATTGCATATGATAACTTTTTTCCAAAGATATAGATCTTGAATATTGCATCATTAGTCAATACATCATGTTTGAATATTGAATATCATAGTATGATACAATATTGACTGAGGCTATGAGCATGATTTTAATCAGAGACCATCAACGTGAATTAATAATGAACTACTATAAGTGTTCAGTTCGGGGAGTATCTTGATCCATATCACACAAGGTTTACAATCTCATTATGTGTCAAGGTTCTGAAACAAGATGGTTCTAGTGCCAGCCAGTGTACCTTACAAAGGCAAGAGGTGACATTCAGatcagaggaggaggaagaagaagaagacgacttACCTGGTCTGATAGAAAGTAATAAAGCCATAGCTTTGTGTAAGACAAAGGCACTCAGATTACAACTTAAAATTATGGGTATCAAGCAGATTAGCAAATTGAAAGTTGGGTCTAGACAACATTAGGCCGTTTCTGATCGAGAAGAGAAGTCTTCAAAGAAGCCGATTGAAAATAAATGCACCAAATTCTCAACAATACCTGAAGACGTGCAATCACTTTCTGTTGAGGTAAATTTTTGCTTTTGGAGTCCTTAGCCGCCTTTTCTTTGGGATTGACTTTTTGTTCTTTAGTTTCAAATATATACCTAAATCAGAGATAATGGGTGTTACAAAAATTCCCCACAATACAAACGCATGACACCTCAGGAAGAGCATGGATATAAAATACTGAAACTGAGCAGCTTTCCCATGATGAATAACTGAGAAGATCAGTTGGCAAAAGGGGATTTAAGCAGAAAATATCTATCCAACAAATTCAACAGATATTAAGAGAATATACCCATTTTGTTGGGTACAAGTCCTATAAAAATAATGCACGTAAAAGCTAGAATGCAAAAACAATCATTGGTTCTAAATAATAACGGTGAACTGTCTATCAAAATAGAAATCCTCAACAAGGGCTACCTGTGGTGTCTAAAAAATATGAAATCACGTTGATTGTGGAAAGTTACAACACGACGACCACGAAAATTGGGATCTTGATGAAATAGTGACTGTATCATCCTGAAATTCAGCAAAGAAAAAGACATACAAGAATGCATAAGAGTTGCATGCACACACATAAACTAGCTAACAacaataattttcaaatcattcaATACAACTTTGATTTGAGTAAAACTGAGCAACCTGCCAACACGATGACCAATTGTAGTAGTAAAGTTGTTCAGTACTAACTCCGGTTTATGACTTGTAGGGTTTCCATGATTCTGACAACACAGAAGAAACACAGTTAAAGAatagtggataattatttaatattaacagAAATAGAAGTATTCTGTAGACCATGTAAAAAAATAGCTAAATATAAGACATCAAGCTATTTAATGAGAGGATCACTCGAATCTTATTTGAGTGTATGAACATGTACTAATAAATTGATGGAGCTCAACATATCATTTGTGTGTATTTTCTAAAACAATGTGAATTTTCCAGCTAATACCAATATCCATCCATGTAGTTGCTTATGCATCTGCGAATGCTAATCTAATGTATGCTTATACAAAAAGGGACTACCTTGATTTGTTAAATTCATAGTCATGTCCATGTTAAATTGATTCGAGTAATCAGTGTTTAtccaaatagaaaaaaaaaaacaagaaacataTTTTGTGGCTTGCTTAGATCACTATGCAAAATTATGTTTATATGGATCACACAGGACTAATGCATCATTATTATGTCATATATGTTTTATGCTATGTGAGTTACTTAGGTTCACAtataaaatatttatacaaaTTTTCAGATTGCACAGGATCAGTGTGGGACtccgtgattgttttgatgtgatcaaccaagttagttaagtcatgcttgttatttgatccctgtatctaagtgtgcaggagtttaagagcgcaggaagtcgaacggaagacgcagctagcgagaagtacggcatgggaagggagccgacgggctcggtgtgtccgaaagacgagagagctgcggaagagtacaccggtgggcgagaagaatgtgcgtggcgttcgagcgacgtaaagctgggacggaagcctgctcgaggagaaggccggaaattgggttcgggtgagccctatttcgattggccggaatcacccaaaagaacggaacttcggaagttgaagcaaagaagcaagtgtgctggaaacactgctcaaggcgccttcatcatagcttgaaggcgccttcaccttgaaggcgccttcaagacttgatgaaggcgccttcatctagtcaaaagtgaccgtttgagtgcggataaagttttattcgttgacttggttagaggcgccgtggaccttgttggaggcgcgtTGGACCCTAGGGATagactttctaggagctatataaaagcccctggagttaggaaatattcattaaTTCAAGCatccaactctgtattcattcctagcaatagttctgagcaattagtgtgtaaaaggcttctccgccttcagagaaggagactttcttagtgcgtttttcatcgtcttggattaacaaccttcttggttgtaaccaagtcaattcttggtcttttctttctaagtcctttttgttttatcatcttattactattgcactatttgagttgaaaTCGTTGAGGAGgatatactttatattttcaagcaattcacccccctcttgccggcccaccAACAATCAGTTAATATAATGTGATAGATAGTATCATCTCTAtgtaaatgtaatattttgtagCATGTGGTGTAATGCATTGTCAGTATAATTAATGTTATTATTAAAATGACCATGGACCGTATATGCCTGCATTTGTGTATCTATCTGCAAAACACATGATTATGCAAAGGCTCAACCACAAACAATCTGCATATGATTTTAAAACCTTATAGAATTGACCTCAGGTATAGTTAGAATCATGTCTACGTCCATGTTCCAACAGATGGTAGaggatacaaagtaaaataaataaaaaacagcATTCCATGATAATTAAGGAATTTGATTAACAGCATTCCATGATAAACATGATTTTATATATAATGTCCTTTATCTTAACAGTTCAAGCGTCGTATAAAATACCTAATAGGCTAAGTCACACTATTTCCGACAGAAGTGTAATAACATTGTGAAAAAAGAAAGTAGTGATCTATCAGTTTAAATTATGCGATTAAAAAAACAACAGATATATGCTAAACTAGTGTGTTTGAATAAAATGACTATGAAGCATCAGGTCTAGCAAAGTTTACAGTTGAACTATAGGACTTGGAAGCATTTAGGAATGAATTTGATCTGACCTTGCATAGAGTTCAATGGAGACACAGATTTAGTCTGAAATAGAACTTTGTTCATTGATCTCTtaagtttattttgatttgttgAACTGATTTATATATACTAAGGATGTAAGAGTACATAAGGAAACATTTCTGAAGCACCTTGGTGTTGCCAAATCACAGATGCAAAGGTATCAATTTGTAGTCCCCAAGTTAAAGCAGCAAATATATGATATTTGAactagaaggaaaaaaaaatacttttttgtATCTGTTTGTCAAGCACAATCTTCCACCAAGCCCAATTTTATCAAAATGCTgtcatgattgtaattattactccatgcattttttttctttgagCGAACCATTTAGATGCATCATTCCTTGGgtcaaaaataagaaataaaactttCTATGTATCTATTtctttggaggaaaagaaaaagggagcatatttttttttcttatgcctaattttaaaaaacttgaaaaaaaacaaaaataataatcagATAAACAAATAGTTTAGTTTATAGTAGTGAATTGCACTCAACCTCCATTTCTCTCAGCCTGATTTTGCCAGTATTCATTTTgagggaaagaaaaagaagattTTCACTATCTCTTTCTTTCCCTCATTTCTTCCCAATGGGTTAAGGAGTTACACAATCTAGTGGTGAGTTAGGTAAGGGAGTTTAAATCAATACAATGACACTGTTGGAAAAGATTACACCTTGTCACTCTTGCTCCGAACAAAGAATAATCTCCGGTCCAATGGAGTCCATGTCTCTCAAATGTGGTTCCGGGACACCCCATTGATTCATGGTCAtagccaaaaaaataaaaaaaataaaaaaaggaaaagtaTTTCCATCCTTACTTTCCACTTAGTCTATTTCTTTGTTTCACACTGTGCAGGAAATGCAGTCTTAATCTCTCCAAGGTGCAGTAAATAACGAAAAATCATCAACAATTAAGGCAACAAAAATTCAGATAGTTAAATAATCACAAATAGAACTAAGAAACAATAAAAGCACAAAATATTTTTGTGGGATGTAATTCTAATGTCTACTTAAATGTACCAAGCAAGAAAGTAAGAACTAACAAAGCAACAAAATAATACTTATACCAGCTTATAAGGACCCTTAAATCTGTAAATGCAATCAAGTAAAAATATAAACTTAATGGTGATTTTGTGCACATCTGGAGCGCAAACCATGTACCTTGATATCCTTCCGCAAAATTAAGTTGGATAGTTTAAAGTGTGCAGTGGGTCCATCAGGCAAGCCTATTATCAGCATTGCATCTGGAAAACAAGGCAAGCTTGTAAATGAAAAAGGATAAGACAAACTATAAAAAAAGCATCCCATGTCAACCATGATGCAAGAGTTAATGGACTTGTTCTGCTCCAAACCTGGTTCTCTGCGATTTGTATGGACCACAATGATGGAAGTGAAGTCTTTGTTCTTCGCATATTCAACAATCTGCTTGAAAGAAAGAACTGATCAGAAAAATTCAGCAATGCAAGAAACTAGAGCTTTTCATTATCTAAAATGTGTTACCTTTTTCAGTTCGTAAGTTCCTCTCTTGTAGAAATGAGCATTGGGAATCACTGATACCAACTCATCACATAAAGCAGGACCTCTCTAGAGACAAAAAAATGTGAGATTGATTTGGCCTCCAGTTGTAAATATGATATTATCATGAGAATAAAAagtaaaagaataaaagaaaaaagattgACTTATGAAAATGTGCTAAAAACTAGAAAACATACAGTGGAGTTGAAACGATTTGTGGTGATTAGTATTTTTGGAATTATTTCCTGCTTTAGTATTCCACTGAATTCATCTGCATTGTTTGCTGCAAATAGCTATATCCA is drawn from Zingiber officinale cultivar Zhangliang chromosome 1B, Zo_v1.1, whole genome shotgun sequence and contains these coding sequences:
- the LOC122048045 gene encoding ribosome production factor 1-like; its protein translation is MGGWVKRKSAGSDHDDDVDGKPKGKKIKKDKTLPSMIKNKEKRSEVYSKLKREKRIEKRKQAKAREVAIQRALELGEEPPQKSVPRTIENTREVDETICRPDDEELFAANNADEFSGILKQEIIPKILITTNRFNSTRGPALCDELVSVIPNAHFYKRGTYELKKIVEYAKNKDFTSIIVVHTNRREPDAMLIIGLPDGPTAHFKLSNLILRKDIKNHGNPTSHKPELVLNNFTTTIGHRVGRMIQSLFHQDPNFRGRRVVTFHNQRDFIFFRHHRYIFETKEQKVNPKEKAAKDSKSKNLPQQKVIARLQECGPRFTLKLRTLQNGTFDTQGGEYEWVHKSDMDTSRRRFFL